AGACGAGTGGTCATGTCCACATAGGGACCTGATACTCATAGCGGGTCGTGTGGAGCCATCACAGATTGCGACTACGCATTGGCACCGAGGGCCCCTAGGGACAGGACTCGGTGCTCTTGAGGTCGCTGATGTTGAGCCGCATCTCAACAGAAACCATGCTATTTGGCGGGATGTCCCTATCGATGATGCATCCTGGCGAGATAATGCTATTCTCTCCAATCCTTGTTGTAGGATAGATGGAGCTGTTCACGCCTACTACAACATTGTCTCCGATTATGGCTCCAAACTTGGCGAGAGGAATCTGTACCGATTTGTCCCCATATGTGAAGGCCAGGGGCTTTCTTCCAGGTCGCCAGTTCCACATCTGGGACCCTGCCTCTATGCAAGAGTCAGCTCCGATGATAGAGTCTGCAACATAAGTCATTCGGCCTATGTTGACCCTGTCGAAGATCATGCTGTTCCGGGTCTCCACTGCGTAGCCAAGATGCACACCATCGCAGAGGCATGCGTAGTCGCGTACAAGTGAGTTGTTACCGATGTAGACACGCTTTCCGATATAGACAGGTCCTCTGAGAGTAGTACCCGGACGGACTATGCTGCCTTCACCGATATACACTGGACCTTCGAGGACCACATTCTTGTGAAGCTCTGCAGACTCGGCTATGAAGGTACCCTTTCCTTTCAGAAGCCTATCCAACACCATCCGGTTTGCCTTGAGAAGGTCCCAAGGCCAAGTGAACTCAGCCCAGTCCTTCTCCCAGACGGTCGCAGCAACTTTTCGCCCCTTCTCAATCATCTTCGCAATTGCAGACTCCATGGTCCTCTGCTCTACGAGCATATCAAGAATCTCAGAAGAGAATACGCTCACCCCTGCCACCGCGTAGTTACTGACATACCTCTCTGGGCCGCCCTTCTCTACTAGGGCCTCTACTGTGCCATGTCTGCCAATCCGGACAGTGCCGAACTGCTCGGGATTCGACACCAACGTGACGAGCATATTCACATCCGAACCCTGAGTCGTGTGGTTGTTCAGTGTACGGGCCACCATCTCAGGTTCCACAAGAACATCACCATTGACAAGAAGAAACTCCTGTTCTCCGCCCAACTCATCGCGCGCAGTCAGTATCGCGTTCTCGACTCCCAGTTGTTCGTTCTGCAGGATGTAACGCAGGTGCACACCATAGTCGCTGCCCTGT
This DNA window, taken from Candidatus Thorarchaeota archaeon, encodes the following:
- a CDS encoding NTP transferase domain-containing protein, producing MMKALVLTAGRGNRLRPITSNRSKAMLMIAGRPLLAYILDSLRENGIRDIAVVVGHGREAILDTFQQGSDYGVHLRYILQNEQLGVENAILTARDELGGEQEFLLVNGDVLVEPEMVARTLNNHTTQGSDVNMLVTLVSNPEQFGTVRIGRHGTVEALVEKGGPERYVSNYAVAGVSVFSSEILDMLVEQRTMESAIAKMIEKGRKVAATVWEKDWAEFTWPWDLLKANRMVLDRLLKGKGTFIAESAELHKNVVLEGPVYIGEGSIVRPGTTLRGPVYIGKRVYIGNNSLVRDYACLCDGVHLGYAVETRNSMIFDRVNIGRMTYVADSIIGADSCIEAGSQMWNWRPGRKPLAFTYGDKSVQIPLAKFGAIIGDNVVVGVNSSIYPTTRIGENSIISPGCIIDRDIPPNSMVSVEMRLNISDLKSTESCP